A region of Desulfuromonas thiophila DNA encodes the following proteins:
- a CDS encoding HD domain-containing phosphohydrolase produces METLTDQPESPAAAEELAVLCVDDEPGILKALRRLLQDDYPVLLANSGAEAIELLRQDAGVGRIGLILSDQRMPEMTGVEFLQQARVLAPQALRVMLTGYADLAATVAAVNQGQVWRYLNKPWDDEALLLLVRDGLRQVSLQRDNQRLQALVQAQNAELKDWNQRLKQRVLEQTALIRQKNVALSQSNRELRDGLDSMMRSLACLLEMRDQRHQHHSLNTAALVTLMAEALELKPAEGETLRAAALLHGIGKLGISDELLSKDEERLNESQWREYLQYPVRGQIALEPIAPLRAAGQLIRHLLERYDGTGTPDGLAGEAIPLGSRILALAEYFDRQHSGAGLALDASLALVGAELGRRFDPVLFPLLVEAARELYRSFELDGAAGCRRELYPPSLWPGMVVLQDVYSGTGLLLLRRGTVLTGDSIQALKRYYDSDPPEGPVLVLCHS; encoded by the coding sequence ATGGAAACGCTGACCGATCAGCCGGAGTCGCCAGCTGCCGCCGAGGAGTTGGCGGTGCTCTGTGTCGATGATGAGCCCGGGATTCTCAAGGCGCTGCGCCGGCTGCTGCAGGACGATTATCCGGTACTGCTGGCCAACTCCGGTGCCGAGGCCATCGAACTGCTGCGCCAGGACGCGGGCGTGGGCCGGATCGGTCTGATCCTGTCGGATCAGCGCATGCCGGAGATGACCGGGGTGGAGTTTCTGCAGCAGGCGCGGGTATTGGCGCCCCAGGCCCTGCGCGTGATGCTGACCGGCTATGCCGATCTGGCGGCGACGGTGGCCGCCGTCAATCAGGGGCAGGTCTGGCGTTATCTGAACAAGCCCTGGGACGACGAGGCCCTGCTGTTGCTGGTGCGTGATGGTCTGCGGCAGGTGAGTCTGCAACGCGACAATCAGCGCCTGCAGGCGCTGGTGCAGGCACAGAACGCCGAACTCAAGGACTGGAACCAGCGCCTCAAGCAGCGGGTGCTGGAACAGACGGCACTGATTCGCCAGAAGAATGTCGCCCTGTCACAGAGCAACCGCGAGTTGCGCGACGGCCTTGACAGCATGATGCGCAGTCTGGCCTGCCTGTTGGAGATGCGCGACCAGCGTCACCAGCATCACAGCCTCAATACGGCGGCGCTGGTGACCCTGATGGCCGAGGCGCTGGAGCTCAAGCCGGCCGAGGGCGAAACCTTGCGGGCGGCGGCGCTGCTGCATGGGATCGGCAAGTTGGGGATCAGTGATGAGTTGCTGAGCAAGGATGAGGAAAGGCTCAACGAGAGTCAGTGGCGCGAATACCTGCAGTATCCGGTGCGGGGCCAGATCGCGCTGGAGCCCATCGCGCCGTTGCGCGCGGCTGGCCAGCTGATCCGCCATTTGCTGGAGCGCTACGACGGCACGGGCACGCCCGATGGCCTGGCCGGCGAGGCGATTCCCCTGGGCAGCCGCATTCTGGCGCTGGCGGAATACTTCGATCGCCAGCACAGTGGTGCGGGGCTGGCACTGGATGCCAGTCTGGCGCTGGTGGGGGCGGAACTGGGCCGGCGTTTCGATCCGGTGCTGTTTCCGCTGCTGGTGGAGGCGGCACGCGAGCTGTATCGCAGTTTTGAACTCGACGGCGCCGCCGGCTGTCGCCGCGAGCTCTATCCCCCGTCATTGTGGCCCGGCATGGTGGTGTTGCAGGATGTCTACAGCGGTACCGGCCTGCTGCTGCTGCGGCGCGGTACGGTGCTGACCGGCGACAGCATTCAGGCCCTCAAGCGCTACTACGATTCCGATCCGCCCGAGGGGCCGGTGCTGGTGCTGTGCCACAGCTGA
- a CDS encoding HDOD domain-containing protein gives MKPVDDYLPFRTATVLDSLAKLPAMPVAAASVIRLLNRGEGDAAGLAAAVACDPVLAARVLQVANSSFYGLARRIRTIQDAVVVLGQKALRNMVLAMAIKGMHSHFGAVEKKLWEEAIGHACAARLVARRCGVCDAEEAFLAGLVCSIGELVCNNQAPDKYLQVLDQQQQQRLSRDALAPAQFDFSFSQIGASVLYHWKLAPEIVLATLFSCQPDLPADLEPTATALAHTVFFARCLCCHLALGNYHSPCQELQQALQRSQLPLPADELQDFVASLAEQLRESTGALANA, from the coding sequence ATGAAGCCGGTCGACGATTATCTGCCGTTCCGCACCGCCACGGTGCTCGACAGTCTGGCCAAGCTGCCGGCCATGCCGGTAGCGGCCGCCTCGGTCATCCGTCTGCTCAACCGTGGCGAGGGCGATGCCGCCGGTCTGGCGGCGGCCGTGGCCTGCGATCCCGTTTTGGCGGCGCGGGTGCTGCAGGTGGCCAACTCCTCCTTCTACGGTCTGGCCCGCCGCATCCGCACCATTCAGGACGCCGTGGTGGTGCTGGGCCAGAAAGCCCTGCGCAACATGGTGCTGGCCATGGCCATCAAGGGCATGCACAGCCATTTCGGCGCGGTGGAAAAAAAGCTGTGGGAAGAAGCCATCGGCCACGCCTGTGCCGCCCGGCTGGTCGCGCGCCGCTGCGGCGTCTGCGATGCCGAGGAGGCCTTTCTCGCCGGCCTGGTCTGCAGCATCGGTGAACTGGTGTGCAACAACCAGGCACCGGACAAGTACCTGCAGGTGCTGGACCAGCAGCAACAGCAGCGTCTGTCACGCGATGCGCTGGCGCCGGCCCAGTTCGACTTCAGCTTCAGTCAGATCGGCGCTTCGGTGCTGTACCACTGGAAACTGGCGCCCGAAATCGTGCTGGCCACGCTGTTTTCCTGCCAGCCCGATCTGCCGGCCGATCTGGAACCGACGGCAACGGCCCTGGCCCACACGGTATTCTTCGCCCGCTGTCTGTGCTGCCATCTGGCGCTGGGCAACTACCACAGCCCCTGTCAGGAGCTGCAGCAGGCGCTGCAGCGCAGCCAGTTACCCCTGCCGGCCGACGAGCTGCAGGACTTTGTCGCCAGCCTGGCCGAACAGCTGCGCGAAAGCACCGGCGCCCTGGCCAACGCCTGA
- a CDS encoding ATP-binding response regulator, which translates to MTATVKILFVDDEPNVLKALRRLFLDYDQYEVLCATSGGEGLELLAQQPDIRVVVSDYRMPQMNGVEFLREVNSRLPQTVRIVLSGFADAAAVVEAINVGHIYKFIPKPWNDDELRIDIANAVETALLEESNRQLRRELEARNNDLLTMNRELEKLVQQRTESLQLRSQVLQLAQDILDSLPIGVLGIDRDEQIVHINSCAIRLLARDGRMLLGEKVEDHLPTGLLAFIEQVKLTGSATEEFGCGQQLVTATGSFLDGDRRRGLIITLTPRRERIANP; encoded by the coding sequence ATGACCGCGACCGTCAAGATTCTCTTTGTCGATGACGAGCCCAACGTGCTCAAGGCCCTGCGCCGTCTGTTTCTCGATTACGACCAGTACGAGGTGCTGTGCGCCACCTCCGGCGGCGAAGGGCTCGAACTGCTGGCCCAGCAGCCGGACATCCGGGTGGTGGTGTCCGATTATCGCATGCCGCAAATGAATGGTGTTGAATTTCTTCGCGAGGTCAACAGCCGTCTGCCGCAGACGGTACGCATCGTGCTGTCGGGCTTTGCCGATGCCGCCGCCGTGGTCGAGGCCATCAACGTCGGCCACATCTACAAGTTCATTCCCAAACCCTGGAACGACGACGAACTGCGCATCGACATCGCCAACGCCGTCGAAACCGCCCTACTCGAAGAGAGCAACCGCCAGCTGCGCCGCGAGCTGGAGGCCCGCAACAACGACCTGCTGACCATGAACCGCGAGCTGGAAAAACTGGTGCAGCAGCGCACCGAGTCGCTGCAGCTGCGCAGCCAGGTGCTGCAACTGGCCCAGGACATCCTCGACAGTCTGCCCATCGGCGTGCTCGGCATCGACCGCGACGAGCAGATCGTTCATATCAACAGCTGCGCCATCCGCCTGCTGGCCCGCGACGGCCGCATGCTGCTGGGCGAGAAGGTCGAGGACCACCTGCCGACGGGCCTGCTGGCCTTCATCGAGCAGGTCAAGCTGACCGGCTCGGCCACCGAGGAATTCGGCTGCGGCCAGCAACTGGTCACCGCCACAGGTTCTTTTCTCGACGGCGACCGCCGCCGGGGCCTGATCATCACCCTGACCCCGCGCCGCGAAAGGATCGCCAACCCATGA
- a CDS encoding PAS domain-containing sensor histidine kinase produces the protein MITELEPLEAGRLQRLLEQALALPAEQRELIFQGLSRFSRELVLCFDAAGVLRHVSANCQAQLGCSAAELLAEPGRLEALVHPDDLALWHERHLDPGHEPFEVRLLAASGQREWFEHYCRLLTDVSGAPLGRIGTFLNVSQRRRGAEELEARNTELQRLVTQVECIKREWESSLDCIDQVIVLVDVEGVICRINRAVTRLYGQEPAALVGQPLAAFLPAAVVDTVLNYGSGEFFDDRLQRWFAWQSVPLATQQLVTRRAELVVTLHDVTELRHVTTELAEAYASQQQTQTQLVQQEKLATIGQMAAGVAHEINNPVGFIKSNLGTLAKYAGRLRGYIDQLEQLLRQTGDAAALSGLQEARRQHKVTGALEDIDDLIAESLDGAGRVQVIVQNLKSFSRVDDAGFQWTDLHECLESSLNIAWNEIKYRARVERDYAELPPLYCCPQQLNQVFLNLLVNAAQAIAEQGLIELRTRQEGDFLVVEIEDSGCGMAPEVIERIFDPFYTTKPAGEGSGLGLSICSDIVQKHHGELRVRSVIGRGSCFSVRLPLTAGEGADAVDRPAPAASYARRLQGAVKPRSGPIGR, from the coding sequence ATGATAACAGAACTGGAACCCCTCGAAGCCGGCCGGCTGCAGCGGCTGCTGGAACAGGCGTTGGCCTTGCCAGCCGAGCAGCGCGAGCTGATTTTTCAGGGCCTGAGCCGTTTCAGCCGTGAGCTGGTGCTTTGTTTCGATGCCGCCGGCGTGCTGCGGCATGTGTCGGCCAACTGCCAGGCGCAGCTGGGTTGCAGCGCCGCCGAGCTGCTGGCCGAGCCGGGCCGGCTCGAAGCCCTGGTGCATCCCGACGATCTGGCCCTGTGGCATGAACGTCATCTTGATCCGGGGCATGAACCCTTCGAGGTGCGCTTGCTGGCCGCCTCCGGCCAGAGGGAGTGGTTCGAGCATTATTGCCGGCTTCTGACCGATGTCAGTGGCGCGCCCCTGGGCCGGATTGGCACCTTTCTCAATGTCAGCCAGCGGCGGCGCGGCGCCGAGGAGCTGGAAGCGCGCAACACCGAGCTGCAGCGGCTGGTGACCCAGGTCGAGTGTATCAAGCGCGAGTGGGAGAGCAGTCTCGACTGTATCGATCAGGTCATCGTGCTGGTGGATGTCGAAGGGGTGATTTGTCGCATCAACCGCGCGGTCACCCGGCTGTACGGCCAGGAGCCGGCGGCGCTGGTTGGCCAGCCGCTGGCGGCTTTTCTGCCGGCGGCCGTGGTTGATACCGTGCTGAACTATGGCAGCGGCGAGTTCTTCGATGACCGGCTGCAGCGCTGGTTCGCCTGGCAGTCGGTGCCCTTGGCGACCCAGCAGCTTGTTACCCGGCGGGCCGAACTGGTGGTGACGCTGCATGATGTCACCGAATTGCGCCATGTCACCACCGAACTGGCCGAGGCCTACGCCAGCCAGCAGCAGACCCAGACCCAGCTGGTTCAGCAGGAGAAACTGGCCACCATCGGTCAGATGGCCGCCGGTGTGGCCCACGAGATCAACAATCCGGTCGGTTTTATCAAGAGCAATCTGGGTACCCTGGCCAAGTATGCCGGGCGGTTGCGCGGTTATATCGATCAGCTTGAGCAGCTGCTGCGCCAGACGGGCGACGCCGCGGCCCTGAGCGGCTTGCAGGAGGCCCGCCGGCAGCACAAGGTGACCGGGGCGCTGGAGGATATCGATGATCTGATCGCCGAATCCCTCGACGGTGCCGGGCGGGTACAGGTGATCGTGCAGAATCTTAAGAGTTTTTCGCGGGTCGATGATGCCGGTTTTCAGTGGACCGATTTGCACGAATGTCTGGAATCGAGCCTCAACATCGCCTGGAACGAGATCAAGTACCGGGCGCGTGTCGAACGCGACTATGCCGAGCTGCCGCCGTTGTACTGTTGCCCGCAGCAGCTCAACCAGGTGTTTCTCAATCTGCTGGTCAACGCCGCCCAGGCCATCGCCGAGCAGGGCCTGATCGAGCTGCGCACCCGCCAGGAGGGCGATTTTCTGGTGGTGGAGATCGAGGACAGCGGCTGCGGCATGGCGCCGGAGGTGATTGAGCGCATCTTCGATCCCTTCTATACCACCAAGCCGGCCGGCGAGGGCAGCGGTCTGGGACTGAGCATCTGCAGCGATATCGTGCAAAAACACCATGGCGAACTGCGGGTGCGCAGTGTCATTGGGCGTGGCAGCTGCTTTAGTGTGCGCTTGCCGTTGACCGCCGGCGAGGGCGCCGATGCTGTCGACCGGCCGGCACCGGCCGCCAGCTATGCTCGCCGCCTGCAGGGTGCCGTGAAGCCGCGTTCCGGCCCGATCGGCCGCTAG
- a CDS encoding efflux transporter outer membrane subunit, producing the protein MHPFGFCLVLSLLLLPLGCRPLLPAERPQARDLVPATFQLYPATPAAVADQPWWQDFASPELDQLIDQALCHNPDLQQLWARLRQSRALARSAAAAHWPELTADASAAHNRGRSGAVAGSESVQRWESFAVALLSSYELDLWGRVSAQSRVGELGAQAAAEDVYAGQLTLTAQVCLAWLDVQAAAARLPLARQQVTLGRQRLELLVQRFGRGQASGIDIADQQQRLAADEAELARLGEALHQARLELALLVGTAAPLPLPAAPADLPDLPALPPLGLPADLLARRPDVRAAGLRLRAADWQVSAAQAQRLPAVRLTAGLSANSTALAELLDGWLANLAASVSGPLLDGGRRRAEVERSRAQVAEQLAAYRQTVLRVVQEVELALTQEQQRGRIVTALQAQLTQQQRLCLQQRERYLAGTAGYLELLAAEQARLALAQQLLQARREVLAARVALQRALAGQPLRPPSGATAEVLAQSRQNHAMTGQ; encoded by the coding sequence GTGCATCCGTTTGGCTTCTGTCTGGTGCTGTCACTGCTGCTGTTGCCCCTCGGCTGCCGGCCCCTGCTGCCGGCTGAGCGGCCGCAGGCCAGGGATCTGGTGCCGGCGACCTTTCAGCTCTATCCGGCGACGCCGGCGGCGGTGGCGGATCAGCCCTGGTGGCAGGATTTTGCCAGCCCCGAACTGGATCAGCTGATTGACCAGGCCCTGTGCCACAACCCCGATCTGCAGCAGCTGTGGGCGCGCCTGCGGCAGAGCCGCGCCCTGGCCCGGAGTGCCGCTGCGGCCCACTGGCCGGAACTGACCGCTGACGCCAGTGCCGCCCACAACCGTGGTCGCAGCGGCGCGGTGGCGGGATCTGAATCGGTGCAGCGCTGGGAGAGCTTTGCCGTGGCGCTGCTGAGCAGTTACGAACTGGATCTGTGGGGCCGTGTCAGCGCCCAGAGCCGGGTCGGGGAACTCGGCGCCCAGGCGGCGGCCGAGGATGTTTATGCCGGTCAGCTGACCCTGACGGCGCAGGTCTGCCTGGCCTGGCTCGATGTGCAGGCGGCGGCGGCCCGGCTGCCGCTGGCGCGCCAGCAGGTGACCCTGGGTCGTCAGCGGCTGGAGCTGCTGGTGCAGCGTTTTGGCCGCGGTCAGGCCAGCGGCATCGATATTGCCGATCAGCAGCAGCGTCTGGCGGCCGATGAGGCCGAGCTGGCGCGGTTGGGCGAAGCCCTGCACCAGGCCCGCCTGGAGCTGGCCCTGCTGGTGGGGACGGCGGCGCCCTTGCCCCTGCCGGCCGCCCCGGCGGATCTGCCCGATCTGCCGGCTTTGCCGCCGCTCGGTCTGCCGGCCGATCTGCTGGCGCGGCGGCCGGATGTGCGGGCGGCGGGGCTGCGCCTGCGGGCGGCGGACTGGCAGGTGAGCGCGGCCCAGGCCCAGCGCTTGCCGGCCGTGCGTCTGACCGCCGGGCTGTCGGCCAACAGCACGGCCCTGGCCGAACTGCTTGATGGCTGGCTGGCCAATCTGGCCGCCAGTGTCAGCGGGCCCCTGTTGGATGGCGGTCGCCGCCGCGCCGAGGTCGAGCGCAGTCGCGCCCAGGTGGCCGAGCAGCTGGCGGCCTATCGCCAGACGGTGCTGCGGGTCGTGCAGGAGGTGGAACTGGCGCTGACGCAGGAGCAGCAGCGTGGCCGGATTGTCACGGCCCTGCAGGCGCAGCTGACGCAGCAACAGCGCCTGTGCCTGCAACAGCGCGAACGCTATCTGGCCGGCACGGCCGGCTATCTGGAACTGCTGGCCGCCGAACAGGCGCGCCTGGCGCTGGCGCAGCAGCTGCTGCAGGCCCGGCGGGAAGTGCTGGCGGCGCGGGTGGCGCTGCAGCGTGCCCTGGCCGGCCAGCCGTTGCGCCCGCCGTCGGGAGCAACGGCGGAGGTTTTGGCCCAATCTCGGCAAAATCACGCCATGACGGGTCAATGA
- a CDS encoding efflux RND transporter periplasmic adaptor subunit encodes MTMKEEEALPPRRRLPLRLLLIGLILLAGMLGAYGLKKTAPRAQRVAPQPQARWVAVRPVTLQDAQVEVRGFGQVVAARQIELKAQVAGEVVALHPQFSEGACLPAGTLLVQLDARDYQLALAQREAAVRQAEARLALEEGQQQVARQEWQRYQGSGQPLPESAHLVLRQPQQEQARADLASARAALQQARLELERTAIRLPFDALILRQQVEQGAQLVGQGTVATLVDSGTFEVEVTVPLDALALLDLPRPGHLTGGAEARIERTDRPGGGSARQGQVIALLGELADGRMARLRVAVADPLALRAATPPDWPLLLGDYVAVSLLGRLLPQVAVVPRALLRDGDQLWLLTPQQTLEIRPVEVLWRDQHQVYLRGVVAGEQLVETDLAAPVAGMALRPLAPEDDA; translated from the coding sequence ATGACCATGAAGGAGGAAGAGGCTTTGCCGCCGCGCCGCCGGCTGCCGCTGCGTCTGTTGTTGATCGGCCTGATTCTGCTGGCCGGCATGCTGGGGGCCTATGGCCTGAAGAAAACCGCGCCTCGGGCGCAGCGCGTTGCGCCGCAGCCGCAGGCCCGCTGGGTCGCGGTGCGGCCGGTGACACTGCAGGATGCCCAGGTGGAGGTGCGCGGCTTCGGTCAGGTGGTGGCGGCGCGCCAGATTGAGCTGAAGGCCCAGGTGGCCGGCGAGGTGGTGGCGCTGCATCCGCAGTTCAGCGAAGGGGCCTGCCTGCCCGCCGGCACCCTGCTGGTGCAGCTGGATGCGCGTGATTATCAGCTGGCGCTGGCCCAGCGCGAGGCGGCGGTACGCCAGGCCGAGGCGCGGCTGGCGCTGGAAGAGGGCCAGCAGCAGGTGGCGCGCCAGGAATGGCAGCGCTACCAGGGCAGTGGCCAGCCCCTGCCCGAATCGGCTCATCTGGTGCTGCGCCAGCCGCAGCAGGAGCAGGCCCGCGCCGATCTGGCCAGCGCCCGCGCGGCGCTGCAGCAGGCCCGGCTGGAACTGGAACGCACCGCGATCCGCCTGCCGTTTGACGCGCTGATTCTGCGCCAGCAGGTGGAGCAGGGGGCGCAGCTGGTTGGCCAGGGCACGGTAGCCACCCTGGTTGACAGTGGCACCTTCGAGGTGGAGGTGACAGTGCCGCTCGACGCGCTGGCCTTGCTCGATCTGCCACGGCCCGGCCACCTGACGGGGGGCGCCGAGGCGCGCATTGAACGGACAGACCGGCCCGGCGGCGGCAGCGCCCGTCAGGGCCAGGTGATTGCCCTACTGGGTGAGCTGGCCGATGGCCGCATGGCGCGGCTGCGCGTGGCGGTGGCCGATCCGCTGGCGCTGCGGGCAGCGACGCCGCCCGACTGGCCGTTGCTGCTGGGCGATTATGTCGCGGTCAGCCTGCTGGGCCGGCTGCTGCCGCAGGTGGCGGTGGTGCCGCGTGCCCTGCTGCGCGACGGCGATCAGCTGTGGCTGCTGACGCCGCAACAGACCCTGGAGATCCGGCCGGTCGAGGTGCTGTGGCGCGATCAGCACCAGGTGTATCTGCGCGGTGTCGTCGCCGGCGAGCAGCTGGTGGAAACCGATCTGGCGGCGCCGGTTGCCGGCATGGCCCTGCGGCCGCTGGCGCCGGAGGATGACGCATGA
- a CDS encoding efflux RND transporter permease subunit, with product MKRAAWGRARGPIAWMAGNSVAANLLMLFLLVGGLIVGSRVKQEVFPEFDLDLVTVTVVYPGASPAEVEQGIILAIEDAVQGLDGVDQVTSSAREGVGSVTVELLLGADLQKLARDIESEVDRITSFPLDAEEPQITIASRKREVIELALYGPQTPPVLHQLAEDLRDALLQAGDITQVELAGVRALEIAIEVPQAQLRRHGLTLDQIAGRVRQTALELPGGGIKGAAGEVLVRMTERRDYGREFAAIALQQRSDGSPLRLEDVARIIDGYEDSDYSAWYNGQPAVLVRVFRIGDQTPTGVAAAVHARVEQWRAEVLPPGVALEVLQDRSVDYRQRAELLLKNAYLGLGLVLVLLSLFLEARLAFWVTLGIPVSFLGAFFLIAAHGVSINMMSMFAFIIALGIVVDDAIVVGENVYQFRQQGLSFGQAAVAGAREVALPVTFSILTNIAAFLPLYFVPGVMGKIMLVIPVVVISVFVISLIESLLVLPAHLGHLREEPRRWGPLRALHGLQQRFSAAFSRFVEGTYGPLLERLLRWRYVAIAFACTSLLLMAAYVQSGRLGMSLFPKVEADFAQATLTLPYGAPVAHTRQLCERLVAAAEQVAERHGGAALLRGSFVEIGQNGGHSALLRLYLTDPARRPISTDSFVRQWREQVGTLAGIESLRFESDAGGPGSGAALTIELSHRELAVLEQASAELAEALRAYPAVSDIDDGFAPGKQQLDFRLSARGQALGLTVQEVARQVRHAYDGAEVLRQQRGRNEVTVRVRLPEAERVSEYDLEQMVLRSADGREIALREAVEIERGRAYISIDRRSGRRIVTATADVTPRSRAGQISAALERDTLPQLLQRYPGLSYGYEGRQADLRESVRGLFLGLLLALLLIYLLLAIPFRSYIQPAIIMISIPFGMIGATIGHVLMGYSLSLMSLFGVVALAGVVVNDSLVLIDFANRRRQAGDSAHDAIVAAAIQRFRPILLTTLTTFCGLAPMIFETSRQARFLIPMAISLGFGILFATLIALLLVPLLYLLVEDLKGLTGS from the coding sequence ATGAAGCGTGCCGCCTGGGGGCGGGCGCGGGGCCCCATTGCCTGGATGGCCGGCAACTCGGTGGCGGCCAACCTGCTGATGCTGTTTTTGCTGGTGGGCGGCCTGATCGTCGGCAGCCGCGTCAAGCAGGAGGTGTTTCCCGAGTTCGATCTTGATCTGGTAACGGTGACGGTGGTTTACCCCGGCGCCAGCCCCGCCGAGGTTGAACAGGGCATCATTCTGGCCATCGAGGATGCGGTGCAGGGCCTCGATGGCGTCGATCAGGTGACCTCCAGCGCCCGCGAGGGGGTCGGCAGCGTGACCGTTGAGCTGCTGCTGGGCGCCGATCTGCAGAAGCTGGCGCGCGACATCGAGAGCGAGGTCGATCGCATCACCAGCTTTCCGCTGGATGCCGAGGAGCCGCAGATCACCATCGCCAGCCGCAAGCGCGAGGTGATCGAGCTGGCCCTCTATGGTCCGCAGACACCGCCGGTGCTGCATCAGCTGGCCGAGGATCTGCGCGATGCCCTGTTGCAGGCGGGCGATATCACCCAGGTGGAGCTGGCCGGGGTGCGGGCGCTGGAAATCGCCATCGAGGTGCCGCAGGCTCAGCTGCGTCGTCATGGCCTGACGCTGGACCAGATTGCCGGGCGGGTGCGCCAAACCGCGCTGGAACTGCCGGGCGGCGGCATCAAGGGTGCCGCCGGTGAGGTGCTGGTGCGCATGACCGAGCGGCGCGACTATGGTCGTGAGTTCGCCGCCATCGCGCTGCAGCAGCGTAGCGACGGCAGCCCGCTGCGGCTGGAGGATGTCGCCCGCATCATCGATGGCTACGAGGACAGCGACTACAGTGCCTGGTACAACGGCCAGCCGGCGGTGCTGGTGCGGGTATTCCGCATCGGTGACCAGACCCCGACCGGCGTGGCGGCGGCGGTCCATGCGCGGGTTGAGCAGTGGCGGGCCGAGGTGCTGCCGCCGGGGGTGGCGCTGGAGGTGCTGCAGGACCGCTCGGTGGACTATCGCCAGCGCGCCGAACTGCTGCTGAAAAACGCCTATCTGGGGCTGGGGCTGGTGCTGGTGCTGCTGAGCCTGTTTCTCGAGGCGCGGCTGGCCTTCTGGGTGACGCTGGGCATCCCGGTGTCCTTTCTCGGCGCCTTCTTTCTGATCGCCGCCCATGGCGTCAGCATCAACATGATGTCGATGTTCGCCTTCATCATTGCCCTGGGTATCGTGGTCGACGATGCCATCGTGGTGGGGGAGAACGTTTACCAGTTCCGCCAGCAGGGTCTGTCGTTTGGCCAGGCGGCGGTGGCCGGCGCGCGTGAGGTGGCGCTGCCGGTGACCTTCAGCATTCTGACCAATATCGCCGCTTTTTTGCCGCTGTACTTCGTGCCGGGGGTGATGGGCAAGATCATGCTGGTCATTCCGGTGGTGGTCATCAGCGTGTTTGTCATCTCGCTGATCGAGTCGTTGCTGGTGCTGCCGGCCCATCTCGGTCATCTGCGCGAGGAACCACGCCGTTGGGGCCCGCTGCGGGCATTGCATGGCCTGCAGCAGCGTTTCAGTGCCGCCTTCAGCCGCTTTGTCGAGGGCACTTACGGCCCGCTGCTGGAACGGCTGCTGCGGTGGCGCTATGTCGCCATCGCCTTTGCCTGTACCAGCCTGCTGCTGATGGCGGCCTATGTCCAGAGCGGTCGCCTGGGCATGAGCCTGTTCCCCAAGGTGGAGGCCGATTTCGCCCAGGCCACCCTGACGCTGCCCTACGGCGCGCCGGTGGCGCACACCCGCCAGCTGTGCGAACGGCTGGTGGCGGCGGCCGAGCAGGTAGCCGAGCGCCATGGCGGCGCTGCCCTGTTGCGTGGCAGCTTTGTCGAGATCGGCCAGAACGGTGGCCACAGCGCCCTGCTGCGGCTGTATCTGACCGATCCGGCCCGGCGACCGATTTCGACGGACAGCTTCGTGCGCCAGTGGCGCGAGCAGGTTGGCACCCTGGCCGGAATCGAAAGCCTGCGCTTTGAATCCGATGCCGGCGGTCCCGGCTCCGGCGCCGCCCTGACCATCGAGCTGAGTCATCGCGAGCTGGCGGTGCTGGAGCAGGCCAGCGCCGAACTGGCCGAGGCCTTGCGGGCCTACCCGGCGGTGAGCGACATCGATGATGGCTTCGCGCCGGGCAAGCAACAGCTTGATTTCCGCCTCAGCGCGCGCGGTCAGGCCTTGGGTCTGACGGTGCAGGAGGTGGCCCGCCAGGTGCGCCACGCCTACGATGGCGCCGAGGTGCTGCGCCAGCAGCGCGGCCGCAACGAGGTGACGGTACGGGTGCGGTTGCCCGAGGCCGAGCGCGTCAGTGAATACGATCTGGAGCAGATGGTGCTGCGCAGCGCCGACGGGCGCGAGATTGCCCTGCGCGAGGCGGTGGAGATCGAGCGCGGGCGGGCCTATATCAGCATCGACCGGCGCAGTGGCCGGCGCATTGTCACCGCCACGGCCGATGTCACGCCCCGCTCGCGGGCCGGCCAGATCAGCGCCGCCCTCGAACGCGACACCCTGCCGCAACTGCTGCAGCGCTATCCCGGTCTGAGCTATGGCTACGAAGGTCGTCAGGCCGATCTGCGCGAGAGCGTGCGCGGCCTGTTTCTTGGCCTGTTGCTGGCCTTGCTGCTGATCTATCTGTTGCTGGCCATTCCCTTTCGCAGCTATATCCAGCCGGCCATCATCATGATCAGCATTCCCTTTGGCATGATCGGCGCCACCATCGGCCATGTGCTGATGGGCTACAGTCTCAGTCTGATGAGTCTGTTCGGCGTGGTGGCGCTTGCCGGCGTGGTGGTCAACGATTCGCTGGTACTGATCGATTTTGCCAACCGCCGCCGCCAGGCCGGCGACAGTGCCCATGACGCCATTGTCGCTGCCGCCATTCAGCGTTTCCGGCCGATTCTGCTGACGACCCTGACCACCTTCTGCGGCCTGGCGCCGATGATTTTTGAAACCTCGCGTCAGGCACGTTTTCTGATCCCCATGGCCATTTCCCTGGGCTTCGGCATTCTGTTCGCCACC